Proteins from one Chromatiales bacterium genomic window:
- a CDS encoding acyltransferase yields the protein MPQHRVIEDPQPARQANASHIPGLDGLRGVAILLVLVHMLNVLEVEHGMPAWVFGRISQIGWTGVQLFFVLSGFLITGILLDTQRSNNYFPAFYGRRTLRIFPLYFSVLTIAFVILPWLGSVPPAVAADRPHQIWLWTYLSNWAAIFDQGSKAFPHFWSLAVEEQFYLVWPLLVRSRSAEQCLRFCLGVAAVALALRCVLAGAGVSDDLIYENSFCRMDALALGGAAAAAVRIPAWKARLLAMHDRCLVWAGMVGLFGLLVTRGFWTGTLVGISIGYTIVALTSTLLLIAIVGAEASGISGWVRVFRWRPLRAMGKYSYAIYVLHKPLHDLAGKPLLKVLRIDVSQSVVWSAAYMAAAMACSFLLAYCSWHLLEKRFLHMKRFFVAS from the coding sequence ATGCCGCAACATCGGGTTATCGAAGATCCGCAGCCTGCCAGGCAAGCGAATGCGTCGCATATCCCGGGCCTCGACGGCCTGCGCGGCGTGGCCATCTTGCTCGTGCTCGTTCACATGCTGAATGTGCTGGAAGTCGAGCATGGCATGCCAGCATGGGTATTTGGCCGCATCAGTCAGATCGGCTGGACCGGCGTGCAACTGTTTTTCGTGCTGAGCGGGTTTCTGATTACCGGCATCCTTCTGGATACACAGCGATCGAACAACTATTTTCCGGCCTTCTACGGACGACGCACACTGCGCATCTTCCCGTTGTACTTCAGCGTGCTGACGATCGCTTTCGTGATTCTGCCCTGGTTGGGGAGCGTACCACCCGCCGTTGCCGCCGACCGGCCTCACCAGATATGGCTCTGGACCTACCTGTCGAACTGGGCAGCCATCTTCGATCAGGGCAGCAAGGCCTTTCCTCATTTCTGGTCACTGGCAGTTGAAGAGCAGTTTTACCTCGTCTGGCCCCTGCTGGTCCGTTCTCGCAGTGCGGAGCAGTGCCTGCGATTCTGTCTGGGTGTCGCAGCAGTGGCACTGGCACTGCGCTGCGTACTTGCCGGAGCCGGCGTTTCCGACGACCTCATCTATGAAAATTCATTCTGCCGCATGGACGCGCTGGCTTTGGGTGGAGCTGCCGCAGCGGCAGTCCGGATACCGGCATGGAAGGCGCGACTTCTCGCCATGCATGATCGCTGCCTGGTCTGGGCCGGCATGGTCGGCCTGTTCGGGCTCCTGGTAACGCGCGGTTTCTGGACCGGAACGCTGGTTGGCATCAGCATCGGCTATACGATCGTGGCACTCACCAGTACGCTGCTGCTCATCGCGATCGTCGGTGCTGAAGCCAGCGGTATTTCGGGGTGGGTCAGGGTGTTTCGCTGGCGCCCGCTGCGGGCCATGGGCAAGTACAGCTACGCGATATATGTCCTGCACAAACCGCTGCACGATCTGGCCGGCAAACCGCTGCTCAAGGTCTTGCGGATCGACGTCTCACAATCGGTGGTGTGGAGTGCAGCCTATATGGCAGCGGCCATGGCCTGCAGTTTCCTGCTGGCCTATTGCTCATGGCATCTGCTGGAGAAGCGGTTCCTGCACATGAAGCGATTCTTCGTCGCGAGCTGA
- a CDS encoding GNAT family N-acetyltransferase, with amino-acid sequence MQTLSTRLIDTAQGLQDLRPAWEDLHARSVDNELSLHPVWLLTWWDVFGADEQRALRVLAFFDQDRLVGLAPLLQRPHVYAPGLVFRRLENLGSGEQAADETCGDYLGILAGRGQEADVAAAFAQALVNGSAGTWDELLLASMDGDSPLPALLQSAFVACGCPAVLEEWSASPYIPLPGTWDEYLAGLKTSRRAQIRKALRNFENWAGEPPVLNLVRSADDLAEGKRILIELHGERWTADGVFASARFRKFHELLMPALLRTGGLELGWISAHGAPVAAFYNFVRDNKVSFYQGGRRLDTPADVQVGMAMHACLIRSAIEAGRREYDFLAGVAQYKTSFALATRPILRLRVARPSMRELARAGLAGALSRAKAMRDRARGLLSR; translated from the coding sequence GTGCAGACGCTGTCCACACGGCTGATTGACACGGCACAAGGCCTGCAGGATCTGCGACCGGCATGGGAAGATCTGCATGCGCGCAGCGTCGACAACGAACTGAGCCTGCATCCGGTCTGGCTGCTGACATGGTGGGACGTATTCGGTGCAGACGAACAGCGGGCGCTGAGGGTGCTGGCATTTTTCGACCAGGACCGGTTGGTCGGACTGGCTCCGCTGCTTCAGCGTCCGCATGTCTATGCGCCAGGACTGGTTTTTCGTCGCCTCGAGAACCTCGGGTCCGGTGAGCAGGCTGCAGACGAGACCTGCGGTGACTACCTGGGTATTCTCGCCGGGCGTGGGCAGGAAGCAGACGTCGCCGCCGCGTTCGCGCAGGCCCTGGTCAACGGCAGTGCCGGGACCTGGGATGAGCTGCTGCTTGCGTCGATGGATGGAGACAGCCCGCTTCCAGCGCTTCTGCAGTCAGCGTTTGTGGCCTGCGGATGTCCGGCAGTCCTGGAGGAGTGGTCGGCTTCGCCGTATATACCTCTGCCCGGGACCTGGGATGAATATCTCGCTGGCCTGAAGACTTCCAGGCGTGCGCAGATTCGCAAGGCCCTGCGCAACTTCGAGAACTGGGCCGGTGAACCACCGGTGCTCAACCTGGTGCGCAGTGCGGATGATCTGGCCGAGGGGAAGCGGATTCTGATCGAGCTTCATGGCGAGCGGTGGACAGCGGATGGCGTGTTCGCATCGGCCCGCTTCCGGAAGTTTCATGAGTTGTTGATGCCGGCGCTGTTGCGGACCGGCGGACTCGAGCTGGGCTGGATCAGCGCGCACGGTGCGCCGGTCGCGGCGTTTTACAATTTTGTCCGGGACAACAAGGTGTCTTTCTATCAGGGTGGCAGACGGCTTGATACGCCTGCTGATGTACAGGTCGGCATGGCAATGCATGCCTGCCTGATTCGCTCGGCGATCGAGGCGGGCAGGCGGGAATACGATTTTCTGGCCGGCGTCGCCCAGTACAAGACTTCCTTCGCCCTGGCGACCCGCCCGATCCTCAGACTGCGGGTGGCCCGACCATCCATGCGCGAGCTGGCCCGTGCCGGACTGGCAGGGGCACTGAGCCGTGCAAAGGCGATGCGTGACCGGGCTCGCGGGCTTCTTTCCCGATGA
- a CDS encoding polysaccharide deacetylase family protein, whose translation MVRWHGVIGINYHRIGDGRRSVYDRGLWSATVEDLDSQLRWLKVHFDVIGPGDIPAALRRKRGRHVLVTFDDGYRDNYSDALPVLLAHELKATFFIATGFIDSPRVPFWDEIAWMVRTGRNASLDLPAFFPAPLLVDEPEREQTIRKLLNTWWKLPDDRTGEYLHAIGEATGSGRLVEDAETLQQNWMTWDMVRELHASGMTIGGHTVNHPIMARLSREQQMAEITGCERRLREEVGIAMQTFAYPFGVRDAFNADSMACLRERGVLTAFSYYGGIRRISEWENLDIPRFAVEQSTSFAEFRSNVMFPWAT comes from the coding sequence ATGGTGCGATGGCATGGCGTCATTGGCATCAATTACCACCGCATCGGTGACGGACGCCGTTCGGTCTATGACCGCGGTCTCTGGAGCGCGACGGTTGAAGACTTGGATTCCCAGCTGCGCTGGCTGAAGGTGCATTTCGATGTTATCGGGCCGGGCGATATCCCTGCGGCGCTGCGCAGAAAGCGCGGGCGGCACGTGCTGGTCACCTTCGATGATGGTTATCGTGACAACTACAGCGATGCACTGCCTGTACTGCTCGCGCATGAACTGAAGGCGACATTTTTCATTGCCACGGGATTCATCGATAGTCCGCGTGTACCGTTCTGGGACGAGATCGCATGGATGGTGCGTACGGGCCGGAATGCCTCATTGGATCTTCCGGCCTTTTTTCCTGCTCCCTTGCTGGTTGACGAACCGGAGCGCGAACAGACGATACGAAAGCTGCTCAACACATGGTGGAAGCTGCCAGACGACCGTACCGGCGAATATCTGCATGCGATTGGCGAGGCAACCGGCAGCGGCCGGCTGGTGGAAGATGCGGAGACGCTGCAACAGAACTGGATGACATGGGACATGGTTCGCGAGCTGCACGCCAGCGGAATGACCATCGGCGGACATACGGTGAATCACCCGATCATGGCGCGCCTGAGCCGCGAACAGCAGATGGCCGAGATCACCGGCTGCGAGCGCCGGCTCAGGGAAGAAGTCGGAATTGCGATGCAGACATTTGCCTATCCGTTTGGTGTCAGGGATGCGTTCAATGCCGATTCCATGGCGTGTCTGCGCGAACGCGGCGTGCTCACGGCGTTCTCCTACTATGGTGGAATACGCAGGATCAGTGAGTGGGAGAATCTCGACATCCCCCGGTTTGCGGTGGAGCAGAGCACGAGTTTCGCCGAGTTCCGCAGCAACGTCATGTTTCCATGGGCCACGTAG
- a CDS encoding glycosyltransferase, which produces MSQAPRDTPLLSVVIPAYNQAAFLRETLESVLQQAGEEVEVIVVNDGSTDATLDVIAGFAGRVRCVTQPNAGLAAARNRGHREARGEFVAWLDSDDLCEPGRLALQMEVLRRHPEVGLVSGGFSAFNADGLISPSFAAHYYGQIGRFGLHALYGVADTVGTDTGTQKLSVPLYRGKVYPAIAYGNFVHPPTVMMRREVWTTTGELDAEFPSAADWDFFVRASRKFSFAYLDYPLLRYRLSAGQMSSMSNALRHVPREMLMFERMLAADPALRADASRVRELYRSWYFTMATAAADTSRWLAMKYLVYSLYHGCAISLFLRTALKLALPDFLVSWLQGARRTRDGQAREQSPSGR; this is translated from the coding sequence ACCAGGCAGCATTCCTGCGCGAGACCCTCGAAAGCGTTTTGCAGCAGGCTGGCGAAGAGGTGGAGGTCATCGTAGTAAATGACGGGTCCACGGATGCTACGCTGGATGTGATTGCAGGATTTGCCGGCAGGGTGAGATGTGTGACCCAGCCAAATGCCGGACTGGCAGCGGCGCGCAACCGCGGCCACCGGGAGGCGAGGGGCGAGTTTGTCGCCTGGCTCGATTCCGATGACCTGTGCGAGCCGGGGCGGCTGGCGCTGCAAATGGAAGTGCTGCGGCGCCATCCGGAAGTCGGTCTGGTGTCCGGTGGTTTCTCGGCATTCAATGCCGATGGCCTGATCTCCCCGTCATTCGCCGCGCATTACTACGGGCAGATCGGCCGCTTCGGTCTGCATGCTCTTTATGGTGTGGCCGACACCGTTGGTACTGATACGGGTACGCAGAAGCTGTCGGTACCGCTGTACCGCGGGAAGGTCTATCCGGCGATAGCCTATGGCAACTTCGTGCATCCGCCGACCGTCATGATGCGCCGTGAGGTCTGGACCACTACAGGTGAGCTCGACGCGGAGTTTCCGTCGGCTGCCGACTGGGATTTCTTCGTCCGGGCCAGCCGCAAGTTTTCCTTTGCCTATCTCGACTATCCCCTGTTGCGCTATCGCCTGTCGGCGGGGCAGATGTCGAGCATGTCAAATGCCCTGCGACACGTGCCGCGGGAAATGCTCATGTTTGAACGGATGCTGGCCGCCGACCCGGCTCTGCGTGCGGATGCCTCGCGGGTGCGCGAGCTTTACCGCAGCTGGTATTTCACCATGGCCACGGCGGCAGCTGATACAAGTCGCTGGCTGGCCATGAAGTACCTGGTTTACAGCCTTTACCACGGGTGCGCGATATCGTTGTTCCTGCGTACAGCTCTCAAACTGGCCTTGCCGGATTTCCTCGTCAGCTGGTTGCAGGGCGCACGCCGGACCCGTGACGGCCAGGCCCGAGAACAGTCACCGTCCGGACGGTGA
- a CDS encoding glycosyltransferase → MALRKVLLLTYHFPPSGAVAVYRMLGLVRYLPQFGWQPVVVAPPRVPWEPTDASLLDQVPAQTPVARVPFMEGIAGRVVGRIAPEAHWIVKARAACNRMIAEHRPDAVITSSPPGIVHMLGRWVQKRHGLYWVACFRDPWVTNRLDTAGLSARIDRRLERSVMWHADQIVANTPLNREGWCKAYPEHAAKMHVITNGFDPEKFASIDVSPSGDRLMILHAGELYSGRDPRPFLDAFAQLQAEQVPVDCTFLGRKTDSMYNLAAEISQRGLDSTVHRPGQVPYAESLRRMMSADILVLFQNPGYRFGIQAKLFEYLGTGRPILAISELDSDIAWVLRESRVLHRVAAPTDVAGIRQAILDLVAEARAGHENGPDRSAVLQFTRERMAQRFAECLDRSPPARR, encoded by the coding sequence ATGGCTTTACGGAAGGTACTGTTGCTGACCTATCATTTCCCGCCGTCAGGCGCGGTGGCCGTCTATCGAATGCTGGGGCTGGTTCGCTACCTGCCGCAGTTTGGCTGGCAGCCGGTTGTCGTTGCGCCCCCGCGGGTGCCCTGGGAACCGACCGACGCTTCCCTTCTCGATCAGGTTCCGGCGCAGACACCGGTTGCGCGGGTGCCGTTCATGGAGGGTATTGCCGGCCGGGTCGTCGGACGCATCGCACCGGAAGCACACTGGATCGTGAAGGCGAGGGCGGCCTGCAACCGGATGATTGCCGAGCACAGGCCCGACGCGGTGATCACTTCGAGCCCACCAGGAATCGTGCACATGCTCGGGCGCTGGGTGCAGAAGCGCCATGGCCTGTACTGGGTGGCCTGTTTCCGCGACCCGTGGGTGACCAATCGCCTGGATACTGCAGGCCTGTCTGCGCGCATTGATCGACGGCTTGAACGCAGCGTGATGTGGCATGCAGACCAGATCGTGGCGAATACGCCCCTGAATCGCGAGGGCTGGTGCAAGGCATATCCTGAACATGCGGCGAAAATGCATGTCATCACCAACGGCTTTGATCCGGAAAAGTTCGCATCGATTGACGTCTCACCGTCAGGCGACCGGTTGATGATATTGCATGCCGGCGAGCTGTATTCGGGTCGTGATCCACGGCCGTTTCTCGATGCATTCGCGCAGTTGCAGGCGGAACAGGTGCCGGTTGACTGCACTTTTCTCGGCCGCAAGACGGACTCCATGTACAACCTGGCGGCCGAGATCAGCCAGCGTGGTCTGGACAGCACAGTGCACCGGCCCGGGCAGGTTCCCTATGCGGAATCACTGCGGAGAATGATGAGTGCCGACATCCTGGTGCTGTTCCAGAACCCGGGCTACCGCTTCGGGATTCAGGCCAAGCTCTTTGAGTACCTCGGTACCGGGCGGCCGATACTTGCGATTTCCGAACTCGACAGCGACATTGCCTGGGTATTGCGGGAAAGCAGGGTGCTGCACAGGGTCGCGGCACCGACCGATGTTGCCGGGATCAGGCAGGCAATTCTGGATCTGGTTGCGGAAGCGCGTGCCGGGCATGAAAACGGGCCTGACAGGAGCGCGGTATTGCAGTTCACGCGGGAACGGATGGCGCAGCGCTTTGCCGAGTGCCTGGACCGGAGTCCGCCGGCCAGGCGGTGA